One Hordeum vulgare subsp. vulgare chromosome 4H, MorexV3_pseudomolecules_assembly, whole genome shotgun sequence DNA window includes the following coding sequences:
- the LOC123448943 gene encoding probable RNA-binding protein ARP1 isoform X2 — MTMLGQPQQVQPAAAFGDTTLTKVFVGGLAWETHKDTLREHFERFGDILEAVIISDKLTGRSKGYGFVTFKEADAAKKACEDGTPVINGRRANCNLASLGAKPRPQPPHLLRPSPPTTPAPHHMPALPSPHHQPAPAIAVGSRGVSPVPWYYHPSTTPPPPPQAAHYGHGAHQQYHGVLPFYPAAANYGYSPNYVTDLSYNAQKLGQAAAAPGAGGPYMQPQGHFSYPAAAAQGGMLAPNGMMPVYPYYHYHHYHASQGLGVPAAHYFPPVSAAVPTVPAIISKPTVMLPPKVEQVAGCS, encoded by the exons GCCTCAGCAGGTGCAGCCGGCGGCGGCCTTCGGGGACACCACGCTGACCAAGGTGTTCGTGGGCGGGCTGGCGTGGGAGACGCACAAGGACACCCTCCgcgagcacttcgagcgcttcgGCGACATCCTCGAGGCCGTCATCATCTCCGACAAGCTCACCGGCCGCTCCAAGGGCTACGGCTTT GTGACGTTCAAGGAGGCGGATGCGGCCAAGAAGGCGTGCGAGGACGGCACGCCGGTCATCAACGGCCGCCGCGCCAACTGCAACCTCGCGTCCCTCGGCGCCAAGCCGCGGCCCcagccgccgcacctcctccgcCCCTCGCCGCCGAccacaccggcgccgcaccacatGCCCGCTCTTCCGTCCCCGCACCACCAGCCCGCGCCAG CCATCGCGGTGGGGTCCAGGGGCGTGTCGCCGGTGCCGTGGTACTACCACCCTTccacgacgccgccgccgccgccgcaggccGCGCACTACGGCCACGGCGCCCACCAGCAGTACCACGGCGTCCTCCCGTTCTACCCCGCCGCCGCCAACTACGG CTACTCCCCGAACTACGTCACCGACCTGAGCTACAACGCG CAGAAGCTGGGCCAAGCGGCAGCGGCGCCTGGCGCGGGCGGGCCCTACATGCAGCCGCAGGGTCACTTCTCGtacccggcggcggcggcgcagggaggcatgCTGGCGCCCAACGGCATGATGCCCGTGTACCCCTACtatcactaccaccactaccacgccTCGCAGGGGCTGGGCGTCCCGGCCGCGCACTACTTCCCGCCGGTCTCCGCCGCCGTGCCCACCGTGCCCGCCATCATCTCCAAGCCCACAGTCATGCTGCCTCCCAAAG TGGAGCAGGTGGCCGGGTGCAGCTGA
- the LOC123448943 gene encoding probable RNA-binding protein ARP1 isoform X1, translated as MTMLGQPQQVQPAAAFGDTTLTKVFVGGLAWETHKDTLREHFERFGDILEAVIISDKLTGRSKGYGFVTFKEADAAKKACEDGTPVINGRRANCNLASLGAKPRPQPPHLLRPSPPTTPAPHHMPALPSPHHQPAPAAIAVGSRGVSPVPWYYHPSTTPPPPPQAAHYGHGAHQQYHGVLPFYPAAANYGYSPNYVTDLSYNAQKLGQAAAAPGAGGPYMQPQGHFSYPAAAAQGGMLAPNGMMPVYPYYHYHHYHASQGLGVPAAHYFPPVSAAVPTVPAIISKPTVMLPPKVEQVAGCS; from the exons GCCTCAGCAGGTGCAGCCGGCGGCGGCCTTCGGGGACACCACGCTGACCAAGGTGTTCGTGGGCGGGCTGGCGTGGGAGACGCACAAGGACACCCTCCgcgagcacttcgagcgcttcgGCGACATCCTCGAGGCCGTCATCATCTCCGACAAGCTCACCGGCCGCTCCAAGGGCTACGGCTTT GTGACGTTCAAGGAGGCGGATGCGGCCAAGAAGGCGTGCGAGGACGGCACGCCGGTCATCAACGGCCGCCGCGCCAACTGCAACCTCGCGTCCCTCGGCGCCAAGCCGCGGCCCcagccgccgcacctcctccgcCCCTCGCCGCCGAccacaccggcgccgcaccacatGCCCGCTCTTCCGTCCCCGCACCACCAGCCCGCGCCAG CAGCCATCGCGGTGGGGTCCAGGGGCGTGTCGCCGGTGCCGTGGTACTACCACCCTTccacgacgccgccgccgccgccgcaggccGCGCACTACGGCCACGGCGCCCACCAGCAGTACCACGGCGTCCTCCCGTTCTACCCCGCCGCCGCCAACTACGG CTACTCCCCGAACTACGTCACCGACCTGAGCTACAACGCG CAGAAGCTGGGCCAAGCGGCAGCGGCGCCTGGCGCGGGCGGGCCCTACATGCAGCCGCAGGGTCACTTCTCGtacccggcggcggcggcgcagggaggcatgCTGGCGCCCAACGGCATGATGCCCGTGTACCCCTACtatcactaccaccactaccacgccTCGCAGGGGCTGGGCGTCCCGGCCGCGCACTACTTCCCGCCGGTCTCCGCCGCCGTGCCCACCGTGCCCGCCATCATCTCCAAGCCCACAGTCATGCTGCCTCCCAAAG TGGAGCAGGTGGCCGGGTGCAGCTGA
- the LOC123448943 gene encoding probable RNA-binding protein ARP1 isoform X4, which produces MTMLGQPQQVQPAAAFGDTTLTKVFVGGLAWETHKDTLREHFERFGDILEAVIISDKLTGRSKGYGFVTFKEADAAKKACEDGTPVINGRRANCNLASLGAKPRPQPPHLLRPSPPTTPAPHHMPALPSPHHQPAPAIAVGSRGVSPVPWYYHPSTTPPPPPQAAHYGHGAHQQYHGVLPFYPAAANYGYSPNYVTDLSYNAKLGQAAAAPGAGGPYMQPQGHFSYPAAAAQGGMLAPNGMMPVYPYYHYHHYHASQGLGVPAAHYFPPVSAAVPTVPAIISKPTVMLPPKVEQVAGCS; this is translated from the exons GCCTCAGCAGGTGCAGCCGGCGGCGGCCTTCGGGGACACCACGCTGACCAAGGTGTTCGTGGGCGGGCTGGCGTGGGAGACGCACAAGGACACCCTCCgcgagcacttcgagcgcttcgGCGACATCCTCGAGGCCGTCATCATCTCCGACAAGCTCACCGGCCGCTCCAAGGGCTACGGCTTT GTGACGTTCAAGGAGGCGGATGCGGCCAAGAAGGCGTGCGAGGACGGCACGCCGGTCATCAACGGCCGCCGCGCCAACTGCAACCTCGCGTCCCTCGGCGCCAAGCCGCGGCCCcagccgccgcacctcctccgcCCCTCGCCGCCGAccacaccggcgccgcaccacatGCCCGCTCTTCCGTCCCCGCACCACCAGCCCGCGCCAG CCATCGCGGTGGGGTCCAGGGGCGTGTCGCCGGTGCCGTGGTACTACCACCCTTccacgacgccgccgccgccgccgcaggccGCGCACTACGGCCACGGCGCCCACCAGCAGTACCACGGCGTCCTCCCGTTCTACCCCGCCGCCGCCAACTACGG CTACTCCCCGAACTACGTCACCGACCTGAGCTACAACGCG AAGCTGGGCCAAGCGGCAGCGGCGCCTGGCGCGGGCGGGCCCTACATGCAGCCGCAGGGTCACTTCTCGtacccggcggcggcggcgcagggaggcatgCTGGCGCCCAACGGCATGATGCCCGTGTACCCCTACtatcactaccaccactaccacgccTCGCAGGGGCTGGGCGTCCCGGCCGCGCACTACTTCCCGCCGGTCTCCGCCGCCGTGCCCACCGTGCCCGCCATCATCTCCAAGCCCACAGTCATGCTGCCTCCCAAAG TGGAGCAGGTGGCCGGGTGCAGCTGA
- the LOC123448943 gene encoding probable RNA-binding protein ARP1 isoform X3, with protein MTMLGQPQQVQPAAAFGDTTLTKVFVGGLAWETHKDTLREHFERFGDILEAVIISDKLTGRSKGYGFVTFKEADAAKKACEDGTPVINGRRANCNLASLGAKPRPQPPHLLRPSPPTTPAPHHMPALPSPHHQPAPAAIAVGSRGVSPVPWYYHPSTTPPPPPQAAHYGHGAHQQYHGVLPFYPAAANYGYSPNYVTDLSYNAKLGQAAAAPGAGGPYMQPQGHFSYPAAAAQGGMLAPNGMMPVYPYYHYHHYHASQGLGVPAAHYFPPVSAAVPTVPAIISKPTVMLPPKVEQVAGCS; from the exons GCCTCAGCAGGTGCAGCCGGCGGCGGCCTTCGGGGACACCACGCTGACCAAGGTGTTCGTGGGCGGGCTGGCGTGGGAGACGCACAAGGACACCCTCCgcgagcacttcgagcgcttcgGCGACATCCTCGAGGCCGTCATCATCTCCGACAAGCTCACCGGCCGCTCCAAGGGCTACGGCTTT GTGACGTTCAAGGAGGCGGATGCGGCCAAGAAGGCGTGCGAGGACGGCACGCCGGTCATCAACGGCCGCCGCGCCAACTGCAACCTCGCGTCCCTCGGCGCCAAGCCGCGGCCCcagccgccgcacctcctccgcCCCTCGCCGCCGAccacaccggcgccgcaccacatGCCCGCTCTTCCGTCCCCGCACCACCAGCCCGCGCCAG CAGCCATCGCGGTGGGGTCCAGGGGCGTGTCGCCGGTGCCGTGGTACTACCACCCTTccacgacgccgccgccgccgccgcaggccGCGCACTACGGCCACGGCGCCCACCAGCAGTACCACGGCGTCCTCCCGTTCTACCCCGCCGCCGCCAACTACGG CTACTCCCCGAACTACGTCACCGACCTGAGCTACAACGCG AAGCTGGGCCAAGCGGCAGCGGCGCCTGGCGCGGGCGGGCCCTACATGCAGCCGCAGGGTCACTTCTCGtacccggcggcggcggcgcagggaggcatgCTGGCGCCCAACGGCATGATGCCCGTGTACCCCTACtatcactaccaccactaccacgccTCGCAGGGGCTGGGCGTCCCGGCCGCGCACTACTTCCCGCCGGTCTCCGCCGCCGTGCCCACCGTGCCCGCCATCATCTCCAAGCCCACAGTCATGCTGCCTCCCAAAG TGGAGCAGGTGGCCGGGTGCAGCTGA
- the LOC123448942 gene encoding probable sugar phosphate/phosphate translocator At3g11320, translated as MTAKGGASPAPGGAGAAANGRFFTVGLVTAWYSSNIGVLLLNKYLLSNYGFKYPIFLTMCHMSACALFSYAAIAWLRIVPMQLVRSRVQLAKISALSLVFCGSVVSGNVSLRYLPVSFNQAVGATTPFFTAVFAYIMTVKRESWITYLTLVPVVTGVVIASGGEPSFHLFGFIMCIGATAARALKTVLQGILLSSEGEKLNSMNLLLYMAPIAVILLLPATLFMEDNVVGVTIELAKKDFTIVWLLLFNSCLSYFVNLTNFLVTKHTSALTLQVLGNAKGAVAVVVSILIFKNPVSVTGMLGYTLTVIGVILYSESKKRSKP; from the exons ATGACGGCCAAGGGCGGCGCGTCGCCGGCGCCGGGCGGCGCGGGAGCTGCGGCCAACGGGCGCTTCTTCACGGTCGGGCTCGTCACCGCCTGGTACTCCTCCAACATCGGCGTGCTCCTGCTCAACAAGTACCTCCTCAGCAACTACGGCTTCAAGTACCCCATCTTCCTCACCATGTGCCACATGTCCGCCTGCGCGCTCTTCTCCTACGCCGCCATCGCCTGGCTCCGGATCGTGCCCATGCAGCTCGTGCGCTCCCGCGTACAGCTCGCCAAGATCTCCGCGCTCAGCCTCGTCTTCTGCGGCTCCGTCGTCTCCGGCAACGTCTCGCTGCGCTACCTGCCCGTGTCCTTCAACCAGGCCGTCGGCGCCACCACCCCTTTCTTCACCGCCGTGTTCGCCTACATCATGACCGTCAAGCGGGAGTCGTGGATCACGTACCTCACTCTCGTCCCCGTCGTCACCGGCGTCGTCATCGCCAGCGGC GGCGAGCCTAGTTTTCATCTGTTTGGATTCATCATGTGCATTGGAGCCACTGCCGCAAGGGCGTTGAAGACTGTGTTGCAAGGAATTCTTCTGTCGTCTGAGGG GGAGAAGCTTAATTCTATGAACCTGCTCTTGTACATGGCTCCGATTGCTGTCATTCTCTTGCTTCCTGCTACCCTGTTTATGGAGGATAATGTTGTTGGCGTTACAATAGAGCTGGCCAAAAAGGATTTCACCATTGTTTGGTTGCTGTTGTTCAACTCTTGCTTGTCATATTTTGTCAATTTGACCAATTTCTTGGTGACCAAACATACTAGCGCATTGACCCTACAG GTCCTTGGGAACGCAAAAGGTGCCGTGGCAGTCGTCGTCTCAATTCTGATATTCAAGAACCCTGTGTCTGTAACCGGAATGCTTGGTTACACCCTCACAGTTATAGGCGTCATTCTTTACAGTGAATCCAAAAAGCGTAGCAAACCCTAA